A stretch of the Meles meles chromosome 19, mMelMel3.1 paternal haplotype, whole genome shotgun sequence genome encodes the following:
- the TMEM86B gene encoding lysoplasmalogenase isoform X2, which translates to MWAHGKPFLPNLESQSHPCPHRHHSGGSVANMGAEEEGLPGKPCSLAQLRLCLWLSPFFVTGAAYFLLWIPQDQPSWVGALVKCLPVLCLAGSLQAARGGTGHRVLLQGALLCSAVGDACLIWPDAFLSGVAAFTVAHLLYLWAFGLTPLRPGFLLPIALVSVPYSGILLLHLPASMVPALAAYSLVLASMLWRGLASGGSIRGGALLFALSDVVLAWDTFVRPLPHARLVVMTTYYTAQLLITLSAFRSPQLKTH; encoded by the exons ATGTGGGCACATGGTAAGCCGTTCCTGCCAAACCTGGAGTCACAG agcCACCCGTGCCCACATAGGCACCACTCTGGGGGGTCAGTGGCCAACATGGGCGCCGAGGAGGAGGGTCTGCCCGGAAAGCCTTGCTCCTTAGCCCAA CTGCGCCTGTGCCTGTGGTTGAGCCCCTTCTTTGTCACCGGTGCTgcctacttcctcctctggaTCCCTCAAGACCAGCCGTCTTGGGTCGGCGCCCTCGTCAAGTGCCTGCCGGTGCTGTGCCTGGCGGGGTCCCTGCAGGCTGCGCGCGGGGGCACCGGCCACCGTGTGCTCCTGCAGGGGGCCCTTCTGTGCTCAGCCGTGGGTGATGCCTGCCTCATCTGGCCTGACGCCTTCCTCTCTG GCGTGGCTGCCTTCACCGTGGCCCACCTGCTCTACCTCTGGGCCTTCGGCCTCACTCCGCTGCGGCCCGGCTTCCTGCTGCCCATCGCCCTGGTCTCTGTACCGTACTCTGGCATCCTGCTGCTCCACCTCCCAGCCAGCATGGTCCCGGCGCTGGCGGCCTACTCTCTGGTCCTGGCCTCCATGCTGTGGCGCGGCCTGGCCAGCGGCGGGAGCATCCGCGGGGGGGCCCTGCTCTTCGCGCTCTCGGATGTGGTGCTGGCGTGGGACACCTTTGTCCGGCCGCTGCCTCATGCCCGCCTCGTGGTCATGACCACCTACTACACTGCCCAGCTCCTCATCACCCTGTCGGCCTTCCGGAGCCCCCAGCTCAAGACCCACTGA
- the TMEM86B gene encoding lysoplasmalogenase isoform X1, giving the protein MWAHGKPFLPNLESQSHPCPHRHHSGGSVANMGAEEEGLPGKPCSLAQQLRLCLWLSPFFVTGAAYFLLWIPQDQPSWVGALVKCLPVLCLAGSLQAARGGTGHRVLLQGALLCSAVGDACLIWPDAFLSGVAAFTVAHLLYLWAFGLTPLRPGFLLPIALVSVPYSGILLLHLPASMVPALAAYSLVLASMLWRGLASGGSIRGGALLFALSDVVLAWDTFVRPLPHARLVVMTTYYTAQLLITLSAFRSPQLKTH; this is encoded by the exons ATGTGGGCACATGGTAAGCCGTTCCTGCCAAACCTGGAGTCACAG agcCACCCGTGCCCACATAGGCACCACTCTGGGGGGTCAGTGGCCAACATGGGCGCCGAGGAGGAGGGTCTGCCCGGAAAGCCTTGCTCCTTAGCCCAA CAGCTGCGCCTGTGCCTGTGGTTGAGCCCCTTCTTTGTCACCGGTGCTgcctacttcctcctctggaTCCCTCAAGACCAGCCGTCTTGGGTCGGCGCCCTCGTCAAGTGCCTGCCGGTGCTGTGCCTGGCGGGGTCCCTGCAGGCTGCGCGCGGGGGCACCGGCCACCGTGTGCTCCTGCAGGGGGCCCTTCTGTGCTCAGCCGTGGGTGATGCCTGCCTCATCTGGCCTGACGCCTTCCTCTCTG GCGTGGCTGCCTTCACCGTGGCCCACCTGCTCTACCTCTGGGCCTTCGGCCTCACTCCGCTGCGGCCCGGCTTCCTGCTGCCCATCGCCCTGGTCTCTGTACCGTACTCTGGCATCCTGCTGCTCCACCTCCCAGCCAGCATGGTCCCGGCGCTGGCGGCCTACTCTCTGGTCCTGGCCTCCATGCTGTGGCGCGGCCTGGCCAGCGGCGGGAGCATCCGCGGGGGGGCCCTGCTCTTCGCGCTCTCGGATGTGGTGCTGGCGTGGGACACCTTTGTCCGGCCGCTGCCTCATGCCCGCCTCGTGGTCATGACCACCTACTACACTGCCCAGCTCCTCATCACCCTGTCGGCCTTCCGGAGCCCCCAGCTCAAGACCCACTGA
- the TMEM86B gene encoding lysoplasmalogenase isoform X3 has protein sequence MGAEEEGLPGKPCSLAQLRLCLWLSPFFVTGAAYFLLWIPQDQPSWVGALVKCLPVLCLAGSLQAARGGTGHRVLLQGALLCSAVGDACLIWPDAFLSGVAAFTVAHLLYLWAFGLTPLRPGFLLPIALVSVPYSGILLLHLPASMVPALAAYSLVLASMLWRGLASGGSIRGGALLFALSDVVLAWDTFVRPLPHARLVVMTTYYTAQLLITLSAFRSPQLKTH, from the exons ATGGGCGCCGAGGAGGAGGGTCTGCCCGGAAAGCCTTGCTCCTTAGCCCAA CTGCGCCTGTGCCTGTGGTTGAGCCCCTTCTTTGTCACCGGTGCTgcctacttcctcctctggaTCCCTCAAGACCAGCCGTCTTGGGTCGGCGCCCTCGTCAAGTGCCTGCCGGTGCTGTGCCTGGCGGGGTCCCTGCAGGCTGCGCGCGGGGGCACCGGCCACCGTGTGCTCCTGCAGGGGGCCCTTCTGTGCTCAGCCGTGGGTGATGCCTGCCTCATCTGGCCTGACGCCTTCCTCTCTG GCGTGGCTGCCTTCACCGTGGCCCACCTGCTCTACCTCTGGGCCTTCGGCCTCACTCCGCTGCGGCCCGGCTTCCTGCTGCCCATCGCCCTGGTCTCTGTACCGTACTCTGGCATCCTGCTGCTCCACCTCCCAGCCAGCATGGTCCCGGCGCTGGCGGCCTACTCTCTGGTCCTGGCCTCCATGCTGTGGCGCGGCCTGGCCAGCGGCGGGAGCATCCGCGGGGGGGCCCTGCTCTTCGCGCTCTCGGATGTGGTGCTGGCGTGGGACACCTTTGTCCGGCCGCTGCCTCATGCCCGCCTCGTGGTCATGACCACCTACTACACTGCCCAGCTCCTCATCACCCTGTCGGCCTTCCGGAGCCCCCAGCTCAAGACCCACTGA
- the PPP6R1 gene encoding serine/threonine-protein phosphatase 6 regulatory subunit 1 isoform X3 → MFWKFDLHTSSHLDSLLEREDLSLPELLDEEDVLQECKVVNRKLLDFLLQPPHLQAMVAWVTQEPPASGEERLRYKYPSVACEILTSDVPQINDALGADESLLNRLYGFLQSSSSLNPLLASFFSKVMGILINRKTDQLVSFLRKKDDFVGLLLQHIGTSAIMDLLLRLLTCVERPQLRQDVVNWLNEEKIVQRLIEQIHPSKDDNQHSNASQSLCDIIRLSREQMIQAQDSPEPDQLLATLEKQETIEQLLSNMLEGERSQSVVVSGVQVLLTLLEPRRPRSESVTVNNFFSSVDGQLELLAQAALDSTTSSVGVLHALRPRLGRFHQLLREPPELEPLQTTWGSLAPPLGNTRLHVVKLLASALSANDAALTQELLALDVPNTMLDLFFHYTFNNFLHAQVELCVRAVLSTGSPSDSSLEIPAPNPAVKHLLQQCRLVERILTSWEENDLVQSAGGPRKGYMGHLTRLANALVQNTEKGPNAEQLGQLLKELPSEQQEQWEAFVSGPLAETNKKNTVDLVSTHQLHSSSDDEDDRLKEFNFPEEAVLQQAFMDFQMQRMTSAFIDHFGFNDEEFGEQEESVNAPFDKTANITFSLNADDENPNASLLEICYKDRIQQFDDEEDEEEDEEEGQGSGESDEEDGAWQGSQPARGTRRGQAPGMRSGGSTDSEEDDEEDEEDEDDGDGRVAGGGARPPSYPGPGPQPLGSSRTTAFDPVPTDALTGPRDSGEKEPSSGLLTPHGSLGVPQDLPALSLAGPAAHSAPQLRSQDPTSPSAPQEAPDGSEVAEPSAPCQVLVSVGDLQATLRGTRSTSSSLDSATGDPATSVPAPGACQHPQTTEGERSPEPSGPPQSQSAQAPEPPPMPNGSSPGGPASLGSQ, encoded by the exons ATGTTTTGGAAGTTTGACCTGCACACGAGCTCACACCTGGACTCGCTGCTGGAGCGGGAGGACCTGAGTCTGCCCGAGCTCCTGGATGAGGAGGACGTGCTACAGGAGTGCAAGGTCGTCAACCGCAAGCTGCTGGACTTCCTGCTGCAGCCGCCGCACCTGCAGGCCATGGTGGCCTGGGTCACCCAGGAGCCACCGGCCAGTGGCGAGGAGCGGCTGCGCTACAA GTACCCCAGCGTGGCCTGCGAGATCCTGACCTCAGACGTGCCCCAGATCAATGACGCGCTGGGCGCAGACGAGTCCCTGCTGAACCGGCTCTATGGCTTCTTgcagagcagcagcagcctcAACCCGCTGCTGGCCAGCTTCTTCAGCAAGGTCATGGGCATCCTCATCAACCGCAAGACGGACCAG CTCGTGTCCTTCCTGCGGAAGAAGGACGATTTCGTGGGCCTGCTGCTGCAGCACATCGGCACCTCGGCCATCATGGACCTGCTGCTGCGTCTCCTCACCTGCGTGGAGCGGCCCCAGCTGAGGCAGGATGTGGTCAAC TGGCTCAATGAGGAGAAGATTGTGCAGCGGCTCATAGAGCAGATCCACCCGTCAAAGGATGACAAT CAACATTCCAACGCGTCCCAGTCGCTGTGTGACATCATCCGCCTGAGCCGCGAGCAGATGATCCAGGCGCAGGACAGCCCGGAGCCCGACCAGCTGCTGGCCACCCTGGAGAA GCAGGAGACGATCGAGCAGCTCCTGAGCAACATGCTGGAGGGGGAGCGAAGCCAGTCTGTCGTTGTGAGCGGGGTCCAGGTGCTGCTGACCCTGCTGGAGCCCAGAAGGCCGAG GTCCGAGTCTGTGACCGTGAATAATTTCTTCAGCAGCGTGGATGGGCAGCTGGAGCTCCTGGCCCAGGCGGCCCTGGACAGCACCACGTCCAGTGTGGGCGTCCTGCACGCCCTGCGCCCGCGGCTCGGCCGTTTCCACCAGCTCCTGCGTGAGCCCCCGGAG CTGGAGCCGCTGCAAACTACGTGGGGCAGCCTGGCCCCGCCGCTGGGCAACACCCGGCTGCACGTGGTCAAGCTGCTGGCCAGTGCGCTGAGCGCCAACGATGCGGCTCTGACCCAGGAGCTCCTGGCGCTGGACGTGCCCAACACCATGCTG GACCTGTTCTTCCACTACACGTTCAACAACTTCCTGCACGCCCAAGTGGAGCTGTGTGTCCGCGCCGTGCTGAGCACCGGGTCTCCTTCCGACAGTAGCCTCGAGATCCCTGCCCCAAACCCCGCGGTGAAACAC CTCCTTCAGCAGTGCCGCCTGGTGGAGCGCATCTTGACCTCCTGGGAGGAGAACGACCTCGTGCA GTCTGCGGGGGGCCCCCGCAAAGGCTACATGGGCCACCTGACGAGACTGGCCAATGCCCTGGTGCAGAACACGGAGAAGGGGCCCAATGCCGAGCAGCTGGGGCAGCTGCTGAAGG AACTGCCCAGTGAGCAGCAGGAGCAGTGGGAGGCCTTCGTGTCCGGACCCCTGGCGGAGACCAACAAGAAGAACACCGTGGACCTG GTGAGCACCCACCAGCTGCACTCCTCCAGCGACGATGAGGACGACCGGCTCAAGGAGTTCAACTTCCCGGAGGAGGCCGTGCTGCAGCAg GCCTTCATGGACTTCCAGATGCAGCGCATGACCTCAGCCTTCATCGACCACTTTGGCTTCAATGACGAAGAGTTTGGGGAGCAGGAAGAGAGTGTGAA CGCGCCTTTTGACAAGACCGCCAACATCACCTTCTCCCTCAATGCCGACGACGAGAAC CCCAACGCCAGCCTGCTGGAGATCTGCTACAAGGACCGCATCCAGCAGTTTGACGatgaggaggacgaggaggaggacgaggaggagggcCAGGGCTCTGGCGAGTCTGACGAGGAGGATGGTGCCTGGCAgggcagccagccagccaggggAACCCGCCGGGGCCAGGCCCCGGGCATGCG GAGCGGAGGCAGCACAGACAGCGAGGAGGacgacgaggaggacgaggaggacgaggacgacGGCGATGGCCGTGTGGCTGGTGGGGGGGCCAGGCCCCCCTCTTATCCTGGCCCCGGCCCCCAGCCTCTGG GCTCCAGCCGGACAACCGCCTTTGACCCAGTGCCTACAGACGCCCTGACTGGCCCCCGAGACTCTGGGGAGAAGGAGCCGAGCTCTGGGCTCCTCACCCCACATGGGTCCCTTGGCGTCCCCCAGGACCTCCCCGCCCTGAGCCtggccggccctgcggcccactCTGCCCCGCAGCTCAG GTCTCAGGACCCCACGTCCCCTTCAGCACCTCAGGAAGCCCCAGATGGCAGTGAAGTAGCAGAACCCTCGG CCCCCTGCCAGGTCTTGGTCAGCGTCGGGGACCTCCAGGCCACACTCAGAGGGACACGCTCCACCTCCAGCTCCTTGGACAG TGCAACCGGAGACCCTGCTACCTCGGTCCCAGCCCCTGGGGCCTGCCAGCACCCCCAGACcacagagggggagaggagcccagagccCTCGGGGCCCCCCCAAAGCCAGAG TGCCCAGGCCCCTGAGCCACCTCCGATGCCCAACGGCTCTTCCCCAGGAGGGCCAGCATCCCTGGGCTCCCA GTAA
- the PPP6R1 gene encoding serine/threonine-protein phosphatase 6 regulatory subunit 1 isoform X2, which produces MFWKFDLHTSSHLDSLLEREDLSLPELLDEEDVLQECKVVNRKLLDFLLQPPHLQAMVAWVTQEPPASGEERLRYKYPSVACEILTSDVPQINDALGADESLLNRLYGFLQSSSSLNPLLASFFSKVMGILINRKTDQLVSFLRKKDDFVGLLLQHIGTSAIMDLLLRLLTCVERPQLRQDVVNWLNEEKIVQRLIEQIHPSKDDNQHSNASQSLCDIIRLSREQMIQAQDSPEPDQLLATLEKQETIEQLLSNMLEGERSQSVVVSGVQVLLTLLEPRRPRSESVTVNNFFSSVDGQLELLAQAALDSTTSSVGVLHALRPRLGRFHQLLREPPELEPLQTTWGSLAPPLGNTRLHVVKLLASALSANDAALTQELLALDVPNTMLDLFFHYTFNNFLHAQVELCVRAVLSTGSPSDSSLEIPAPNPAVKHLLQQCRLVERILTSWEENDLVQSAGGPRKGYMGHLTRLANALVQNTEKGPNAEQLGQLLKELPSEQQEQWEAFVSGPLAETNKKNTVDLVSTHQLHSSSDDEDDRLKEFNFPEEAVLQQAFMDFQMQRMTSAFIDHFGFNDEEFGEQEESVNAPFDKTANITFSLNADDENPNASLLEICYKDRIQQFDDEEDEEEDEEEGQGSGESDEEDGAWQGSQPARGTRRGQAPGMRSGGSTDSEEDDEEDEEDEDDGDGRVAGGGARPPSYPGPGPQPLGSSRTTAFDPVPTDALTGPRDSGEKEPSSGLLTPHGSLGVPQDLPALSLAGPAAHSAPQLRSQDPTSPSAPQEAPDGSEVAEPSAPCQVLVSVGDLQATLRGTRSTSSSLDSAQAPEPPPMPNGSSPGGPASLGSQ; this is translated from the exons ATGTTTTGGAAGTTTGACCTGCACACGAGCTCACACCTGGACTCGCTGCTGGAGCGGGAGGACCTGAGTCTGCCCGAGCTCCTGGATGAGGAGGACGTGCTACAGGAGTGCAAGGTCGTCAACCGCAAGCTGCTGGACTTCCTGCTGCAGCCGCCGCACCTGCAGGCCATGGTGGCCTGGGTCACCCAGGAGCCACCGGCCAGTGGCGAGGAGCGGCTGCGCTACAA GTACCCCAGCGTGGCCTGCGAGATCCTGACCTCAGACGTGCCCCAGATCAATGACGCGCTGGGCGCAGACGAGTCCCTGCTGAACCGGCTCTATGGCTTCTTgcagagcagcagcagcctcAACCCGCTGCTGGCCAGCTTCTTCAGCAAGGTCATGGGCATCCTCATCAACCGCAAGACGGACCAG CTCGTGTCCTTCCTGCGGAAGAAGGACGATTTCGTGGGCCTGCTGCTGCAGCACATCGGCACCTCGGCCATCATGGACCTGCTGCTGCGTCTCCTCACCTGCGTGGAGCGGCCCCAGCTGAGGCAGGATGTGGTCAAC TGGCTCAATGAGGAGAAGATTGTGCAGCGGCTCATAGAGCAGATCCACCCGTCAAAGGATGACAAT CAACATTCCAACGCGTCCCAGTCGCTGTGTGACATCATCCGCCTGAGCCGCGAGCAGATGATCCAGGCGCAGGACAGCCCGGAGCCCGACCAGCTGCTGGCCACCCTGGAGAA GCAGGAGACGATCGAGCAGCTCCTGAGCAACATGCTGGAGGGGGAGCGAAGCCAGTCTGTCGTTGTGAGCGGGGTCCAGGTGCTGCTGACCCTGCTGGAGCCCAGAAGGCCGAG GTCCGAGTCTGTGACCGTGAATAATTTCTTCAGCAGCGTGGATGGGCAGCTGGAGCTCCTGGCCCAGGCGGCCCTGGACAGCACCACGTCCAGTGTGGGCGTCCTGCACGCCCTGCGCCCGCGGCTCGGCCGTTTCCACCAGCTCCTGCGTGAGCCCCCGGAG CTGGAGCCGCTGCAAACTACGTGGGGCAGCCTGGCCCCGCCGCTGGGCAACACCCGGCTGCACGTGGTCAAGCTGCTGGCCAGTGCGCTGAGCGCCAACGATGCGGCTCTGACCCAGGAGCTCCTGGCGCTGGACGTGCCCAACACCATGCTG GACCTGTTCTTCCACTACACGTTCAACAACTTCCTGCACGCCCAAGTGGAGCTGTGTGTCCGCGCCGTGCTGAGCACCGGGTCTCCTTCCGACAGTAGCCTCGAGATCCCTGCCCCAAACCCCGCGGTGAAACAC CTCCTTCAGCAGTGCCGCCTGGTGGAGCGCATCTTGACCTCCTGGGAGGAGAACGACCTCGTGCA GTCTGCGGGGGGCCCCCGCAAAGGCTACATGGGCCACCTGACGAGACTGGCCAATGCCCTGGTGCAGAACACGGAGAAGGGGCCCAATGCCGAGCAGCTGGGGCAGCTGCTGAAGG AACTGCCCAGTGAGCAGCAGGAGCAGTGGGAGGCCTTCGTGTCCGGACCCCTGGCGGAGACCAACAAGAAGAACACCGTGGACCTG GTGAGCACCCACCAGCTGCACTCCTCCAGCGACGATGAGGACGACCGGCTCAAGGAGTTCAACTTCCCGGAGGAGGCCGTGCTGCAGCAg GCCTTCATGGACTTCCAGATGCAGCGCATGACCTCAGCCTTCATCGACCACTTTGGCTTCAATGACGAAGAGTTTGGGGAGCAGGAAGAGAGTGTGAA CGCGCCTTTTGACAAGACCGCCAACATCACCTTCTCCCTCAATGCCGACGACGAGAAC CCCAACGCCAGCCTGCTGGAGATCTGCTACAAGGACCGCATCCAGCAGTTTGACGatgaggaggacgaggaggaggacgaggaggagggcCAGGGCTCTGGCGAGTCTGACGAGGAGGATGGTGCCTGGCAgggcagccagccagccaggggAACCCGCCGGGGCCAGGCCCCGGGCATGCG GAGCGGAGGCAGCACAGACAGCGAGGAGGacgacgaggaggacgaggaggacgaggacgacGGCGATGGCCGTGTGGCTGGTGGGGGGGCCAGGCCCCCCTCTTATCCTGGCCCCGGCCCCCAGCCTCTGG GCTCCAGCCGGACAACCGCCTTTGACCCAGTGCCTACAGACGCCCTGACTGGCCCCCGAGACTCTGGGGAGAAGGAGCCGAGCTCTGGGCTCCTCACCCCACATGGGTCCCTTGGCGTCCCCCAGGACCTCCCCGCCCTGAGCCtggccggccctgcggcccactCTGCCCCGCAGCTCAG GTCTCAGGACCCCACGTCCCCTTCAGCACCTCAGGAAGCCCCAGATGGCAGTGAAGTAGCAGAACCCTCGG CCCCCTGCCAGGTCTTGGTCAGCGTCGGGGACCTCCAGGCCACACTCAGAGGGACACGCTCCACCTCCAGCTCCTTGGACAG TGCCCAGGCCCCTGAGCCACCTCCGATGCCCAACGGCTCTTCCCCAGGAGGGCCAGCATCCCTGGGCTCCCA GTAA
- the PPP6R1 gene encoding serine/threonine-protein phosphatase 6 regulatory subunit 1 isoform X1, whose product MFWKFDLHTSSHLDSLLEREDLSLPELLDEEDVLQECKVVNRKLLDFLLQPPHLQAMVAWVTQEPPASGEERLRYKYPSVACEILTSDVPQINDALGADESLLNRLYGFLQSSSSLNPLLASFFSKVMGILINRKTDQLVSFLRKKDDFVGLLLQHIGTSAIMDLLLRLLTCVERPQLRQDVVNWLNEEKIVQRLIEQIHPSKDDNQHSNASQSLCDIIRLSREQMIQAQDSPEPDQLLATLEKQETIEQLLSNMLEGERSQSVVVSGVQVLLTLLEPRRPRSESVTVNNFFSSVDGQLELLAQAALDSTTSSVGVLHALRPRLGRFHQLLREPPELEPLQTTWGSLAPPLGNTRLHVVKLLASALSANDAALTQELLALDVPNTMLDLFFHYTFNNFLHAQVELCVRAVLSTGSPSDSSLEIPAPNPAVKHLLQQCRLVERILTSWEENDLVQSAGGPRKGYMGHLTRLANALVQNTEKGPNAEQLGQLLKELPSEQQEQWEAFVSGPLAETNKKNTVDLVSTHQLHSSSDDEDDRLKEFNFPEEAVLQQAFMDFQMQRMTSAFIDHFGFNDEEFGEQEESVNAPFDKTANITFSLNADDENPNASLLEICYKDRIQQFDDEEDEEEDEEEGQGSGESDEEDGAWQGSQPARGTRRGQAPGMRSGGSTDSEEDDEEDEEDEDDGDGRVAGGGARPPSYPGPGPQPLGSSRTTAFDPVPTDALTGPRDSGEKEPSSGLLTPHGSLGVPQDLPALSLAGPAAHSAPQLRSQDPTSPSAPQEAPDGSEVAEPSAPCQVLVSVGDLQATLRGTRSTSSSLDSATGDPATSVPAPGACQHPQTTEGERSPEPSGPPQSQSAQAPEPPPMPNGSSPGGPASLGSQ is encoded by the exons ATGTTTTGGAAGTTTGACCTGCACACGAGCTCACACCTGGACTCGCTGCTGGAGCGGGAGGACCTGAGTCTGCCCGAGCTCCTGGATGAGGAGGACGTGCTACAGGAGTGCAAGGTCGTCAACCGCAAGCTGCTGGACTTCCTGCTGCAGCCGCCGCACCTGCAGGCCATGGTGGCCTGGGTCACCCAGGAGCCACCGGCCAGTGGCGAGGAGCGGCTGCGCTACAA GTACCCCAGCGTGGCCTGCGAGATCCTGACCTCAGACGTGCCCCAGATCAATGACGCGCTGGGCGCAGACGAGTCCCTGCTGAACCGGCTCTATGGCTTCTTgcagagcagcagcagcctcAACCCGCTGCTGGCCAGCTTCTTCAGCAAGGTCATGGGCATCCTCATCAACCGCAAGACGGACCAG CTCGTGTCCTTCCTGCGGAAGAAGGACGATTTCGTGGGCCTGCTGCTGCAGCACATCGGCACCTCGGCCATCATGGACCTGCTGCTGCGTCTCCTCACCTGCGTGGAGCGGCCCCAGCTGAGGCAGGATGTGGTCAAC TGGCTCAATGAGGAGAAGATTGTGCAGCGGCTCATAGAGCAGATCCACCCGTCAAAGGATGACAAT CAACATTCCAACGCGTCCCAGTCGCTGTGTGACATCATCCGCCTGAGCCGCGAGCAGATGATCCAGGCGCAGGACAGCCCGGAGCCCGACCAGCTGCTGGCCACCCTGGAGAA GCAGGAGACGATCGAGCAGCTCCTGAGCAACATGCTGGAGGGGGAGCGAAGCCAGTCTGTCGTTGTGAGCGGGGTCCAGGTGCTGCTGACCCTGCTGGAGCCCAGAAGGCCGAG GTCCGAGTCTGTGACCGTGAATAATTTCTTCAGCAGCGTGGATGGGCAGCTGGAGCTCCTGGCCCAGGCGGCCCTGGACAGCACCACGTCCAGTGTGGGCGTCCTGCACGCCCTGCGCCCGCGGCTCGGCCGTTTCCACCAGCTCCTGCGTGAGCCCCCGGAG CTGGAGCCGCTGCAAACTACGTGGGGCAGCCTGGCCCCGCCGCTGGGCAACACCCGGCTGCACGTGGTCAAGCTGCTGGCCAGTGCGCTGAGCGCCAACGATGCGGCTCTGACCCAGGAGCTCCTGGCGCTGGACGTGCCCAACACCATGCTG GACCTGTTCTTCCACTACACGTTCAACAACTTCCTGCACGCCCAAGTGGAGCTGTGTGTCCGCGCCGTGCTGAGCACCGGGTCTCCTTCCGACAGTAGCCTCGAGATCCCTGCCCCAAACCCCGCGGTGAAACAC CTCCTTCAGCAGTGCCGCCTGGTGGAGCGCATCTTGACCTCCTGGGAGGAGAACGACCTCGTGCA GTCTGCGGGGGGCCCCCGCAAAGGCTACATGGGCCACCTGACGAGACTGGCCAATGCCCTGGTGCAGAACACGGAGAAGGGGCCCAATGCCGAGCAGCTGGGGCAGCTGCTGAAGG AACTGCCCAGTGAGCAGCAGGAGCAGTGGGAGGCCTTCGTGTCCGGACCCCTGGCGGAGACCAACAAGAAGAACACCGTGGACCTG GTGAGCACCCACCAGCTGCACTCCTCCAGCGACGATGAGGACGACCGGCTCAAGGAGTTCAACTTCCCGGAGGAGGCCGTGCTGCAGCAg GCCTTCATGGACTTCCAGATGCAGCGCATGACCTCAGCCTTCATCGACCACTTTGGCTTCAATGACGAAGAGTTTGGGGAGCAGGAAGAGAGTGTGAA CGCGCCTTTTGACAAGACCGCCAACATCACCTTCTCCCTCAATGCCGACGACGAGAAC CCCAACGCCAGCCTGCTGGAGATCTGCTACAAGGACCGCATCCAGCAGTTTGACGatgaggaggacgaggaggaggacgaggaggagggcCAGGGCTCTGGCGAGTCTGACGAGGAGGATGGTGCCTGGCAgggcagccagccagccaggggAACCCGCCGGGGCCAGGCCCCGGGCATGCG GAGCGGAGGCAGCACAGACAGCGAGGAGGacgacgaggaggacgaggaggacgaggacgacGGCGATGGCCGTGTGGCTGGTGGGGGGGCCAGGCCCCCCTCTTATCCTGGCCCCGGCCCCCAGCCTCTGG GCTCCAGCCGGACAACCGCCTTTGACCCAGTGCCTACAGACGCCCTGACTGGCCCCCGAGACTCTGGGGAGAAGGAGCCGAGCTCTGGGCTCCTCACCCCACATGGGTCCCTTGGCGTCCCCCAGGACCTCCCCGCCCTGAGCCtggccggccctgcggcccactCTGCCCCGCAGCTCAG GTCTCAGGACCCCACGTCCCCTTCAGCACCTCAGGAAGCCCCAGATGGCAGTGAAGTAGCAGAACCCTCGG CCCCCTGCCAGGTCTTGGTCAGCGTCGGGGACCTCCAGGCCACACTCAGAGGGACACGCTCCACCTCCAGCTCCTTGGACAG TGCAACCGGAGACCCTGCTACCTCGGTCCCAGCCCCTGGGGCCTGCCAGCACCCCCAGACcacagagggggagaggagcccagagccCTCGGGGCCCCCCCAAAGCCAGAG TGCCCAGGCCCCTGAGCCACCTCCGATGCCCAACGGCTCTTCCCCAGGAGGGCCAGCATCCCTGGGCTCCCAGTGA